One Gambusia affinis linkage group LG15, SWU_Gaff_1.0, whole genome shotgun sequence genomic window carries:
- the nova1 gene encoding RNA-binding protein Nova-1 isoform X4, producing the protein MPQSAQKPEPVSILQPQTTVNPDRVKQAKLIVPNSTAGLIIGKGGATVKAVMEQSGAWVQLSQKPEGINLQERVVTISGEPEQNRKAVEIIVQKIQEDPQSSSCLNISYSNVSGPVANSNPTGSPYANTAEVLPNAAAAAATASSLLGQAGLTGMGAFPAAMSSFSGNDLLAITSALNTLASYGYNTNTLGLGLNPAAASGVLAAVAASANPAAAAAANLLASYANDASSSAGHPATGLGGFSLGSLAAATGASNGYLNASSPLMASSLLATEKLADGAKDVVEIAVPENLVGAILGKGGKTLVEYQELTGARIQISKKGEFIPGTRNRKVTITGSPAATQAAQYLISQRITYEQGVRATNPQKVG; encoded by the exons ATGCCCCAGAGTGCCCAGAAACCAGAACCTGTCAGCATATTGCAACCACAGACGACGGTTAACCCTGACCGCGTTAAACAG GCCAAATTGATTGTACCCAATAGTACCGCTGGGCTGATCATTGGTAAGGGTGGTGCCACAGTGAAAGCGGTGATGGAGCAGTCGGGAGCTTGGGTGCAGCTCTCTCAGAAGCCGGAGGGCATCAACTTGCAGGAGCGGGTGGTGACCATCAGCggagaaccagaacagaaccgtAAGGCTGTGGAAATCATTGTACAGAAAATCCAGGAGGACCCTCAGAGCAGCAGTTGCCTGAATATCAGCTACTCCAACGTCTCGGGCCCAGTGGCCAACTCCAACCCCACTGGCTCCCCTTACGCCAACACAGCCGAGGTGCTGCCCAACGCAGCCGCAGCAGCTGCCACTGCCTCCAGCCTTCTGGGTCAGGCCGGATTGACAGGAATGGGTGCCTTCCCTGCCGCCATGTCCAGTTTCTCTGGCAACGATCTGCTGGCCATCACCTCAGCCCTGAATACACTGGCCAGCTACGGCTACAACACTAACACCCTGGGCCTGGGTCTCAACCCCGCAGCTGCCTCTGGAGTCCTCGCTGCAGTGGCAGCTAGTGCCaacccagctgctgctgctgcagctaacCTACTGGCCTCCTACGCTAATGATGCCTCCAGCAGTGCTGGCCACCCCGCTACAGGCCTCGGTGGGTTCTCCCTGGGCTCACTAGCAGCTGCTACTGGAGCTTCCAATGGTTACCTAAATGCTTCATCCCCATTGATGGCTTCCTCCCTGTTGGCAACAGAAAAGTTGGCAGACGGAGCCAAGGACGTGGTTGAAATTGCTGTGCCCGAGAATCTGGTGGGTGCCATTTTGGGGAAAGGAGGGAAAACACTGGTAGAGTACCAGGAGCTGACAGGAGCCCGCATCCAGATCTCCAAAAAAGGAGAGTTCATTCCAGGTACTCGGAACCGTAAAGTTACAATAACAGGGTCGCCGGCCGCTACACAAGCAGCGCAGTATCTGATCAGCCAGCGGATCACGTACGAGCAGGGCGTGCGCGCTACCAACCCACAGAAGGTGGGCTAA